Proteins encoded together in one Gemmatimonadota bacterium DH-78 window:
- a CDS encoding carbonic anhydrase, whose translation MPTTRPTTPREARDSLLAGNRRFLADEPIGPNRGLDRMAALARGQEPWATILGCADSRVPLEILFDAGFGDIFVVRVAGNVASSETVASIEYSVEVLGTPLVVVLGHTGCGAVQAAVDNGRTPGRIPALLRQIRAAIPSAETTIDQAVEANVRHQIQALLDDSSDLRDACDDGRIMLVGAVVDTATGEVRIVDERSSSEG comes from the coding sequence ATGCCGACCACTCGCCCCACCACCCCCCGAGAGGCCCGCGACTCCCTGCTGGCCGGCAACCGCCGCTTTCTAGCCGACGAGCCGATCGGACCCAATCGCGGCCTCGATCGAATGGCCGCTCTGGCCCGCGGTCAGGAGCCCTGGGCCACCATCCTCGGATGTGCGGATTCGCGGGTGCCGCTCGAGATTCTCTTCGACGCGGGATTCGGAGACATCTTCGTGGTCCGGGTCGCGGGCAACGTGGCTTCGAGCGAGACGGTGGCGAGCATCGAGTACTCGGTCGAAGTACTCGGTACGCCCCTGGTGGTCGTGCTCGGCCACACCGGGTGCGGAGCGGTCCAGGCCGCGGTCGACAACGGCCGCACCCCGGGCCGGATTCCCGCACTGCTCCGCCAGATCCGGGCCGCCATCCCCTCCGCGGAGACGACGATCGACCAGGCCGTCGAAGCCAATGTCCGGCATCAGATCCAGGCGCTGCTCGACGATTCGTCGGACCTCCGCGACGCCTGTGACGACGGGCGAATCATGCTCGTGGGCGCGGTGGTCGACACCGCCACCGGAGAGGTGCGCATCGTCGACGAACGATCCTCTTCGGAGGGCTGA
- a CDS encoding HU family DNA-binding protein produces MTKDEFAEKLAKKSDLSKAKAKEVIEAIFSTEPRNGIIAIELDAGRDFTITGFGTFGTRSRKKREGRNPRTGEAITIPAMKVPTFRAGRGLKDRVRD; encoded by the coding sequence ATGACGAAGGACGAGTTCGCCGAGAAGCTGGCGAAGAAGAGCGACCTCTCGAAGGCCAAGGCCAAAGAGGTCATCGAGGCCATCTTCTCCACCGAGCCCCGCAATGGCATCATCGCCATCGAGCTCGACGCCGGCCGGGACTTCACGATCACCGGTTTCGGAACGTTCGGCACCCGCAGCCGCAAGAAGCGTGAGGGTCGCAACCCCCGTACGGGTGAGGCCATCACCATTCCCGCCATGAAGGTCCCGACCTTCCGCGCCGGTCGCGGGCTCAAGGACCGCGTGCGCGACTGA
- the infC gene encoding translation initiation factor IF-3 produces MNDQIRISPVRLIGADGEQVGVVSLDTAKERAREAQLDLVEVAARARPPVVKIMDWGKYRYEQQKKAREARKNQHQTEVKEVQLRPRTDDHDFDVKLKRARRFLEEGNLVRVVLRFRGRELRRPEVGIATLDKMIEATDDLARVEQRSNNIEGRRLVAILEPQATA; encoded by the coding sequence GTGAACGATCAGATCCGCATCAGCCCCGTCCGCCTCATCGGCGCCGACGGGGAACAGGTGGGTGTCGTCTCGCTCGACACCGCGAAGGAGCGGGCCCGCGAGGCCCAGCTCGATCTGGTCGAAGTCGCCGCGCGTGCTCGACCCCCCGTCGTGAAGATCATGGACTGGGGCAAGTACCGGTACGAGCAGCAGAAGAAGGCCCGCGAGGCCCGCAAGAACCAGCACCAGACCGAGGTCAAGGAAGTCCAGCTCCGGCCGCGGACCGACGACCACGACTTCGACGTCAAGCTGAAGCGCGCCCGCCGCTTTCTCGAAGAGGGCAACCTGGTCCGTGTGGTTCTTCGATTCCGGGGCCGTGAGCTCCGTCGACCCGAGGTGGGCATCGCCACCCTCGACAAGATGATCGAGGCCACCGACGACCTCGCCCGCGTCGAACAGCGCAGCAACAACATCGAGGGCCGCCGCCTCGTGGCGATCCTGGAGCCCCAGGCGACCGCCTGA
- a CDS encoding TetR/AcrR family transcriptional regulator, producing MTPPPPPPPPPAPPPPPPPPGSGSGSGSSSGSGRGSGSASSSGSGRGRGSGGRSGRAKTGLPDDGPLAEITNFRFSPISDSNVLFAFDRAVLVHGPARLTLRHIAEECRLSPPTLLQRFGSKKALHEASARRRARREKKPFRDEGGDPLAIVLRGFQLRASWLTDPTHAAHMIALHHLELADPVLGPIVREGARQRRRALRSLLDRALAEERLLPDTATGRLAHALEAAYRGALTGWVTFQTRSAGRWIGREVRRTLAPHRS from the coding sequence ATGACACCACCGCCGCCGCCGCCACCGCCGCCCGCGCCCCCTCCGCCGCCGCCTCCTCCCGGCTCCGGCTCCGGCTCCGGCTCCAGCTCCGGATCCGGCCGCGGCTCCGGCTCCGCTTCCAGCTCCGGATCCGGCCGCGGCCGCGGCTCCGGCGGCCGGTCCGGCCGCGCCAAGACCGGCCTCCCCGACGACGGGCCGCTGGCGGAGATCACGAACTTCCGGTTCTCACCCATCTCCGACAGCAACGTGCTGTTCGCCTTCGACCGCGCGGTGCTCGTGCACGGCCCCGCTCGCCTCACCTTGAGGCACATCGCGGAGGAATGCCGACTCTCGCCGCCCACACTGCTCCAGCGATTCGGAAGCAAGAAGGCGCTGCACGAAGCGTCGGCCCGGCGGCGCGCCCGACGCGAGAAGAAGCCCTTTCGCGACGAGGGCGGCGACCCGCTGGCCATCGTTCTCCGCGGCTTCCAGCTGCGGGCCAGCTGGCTGACCGACCCGACGCACGCCGCCCACATGATCGCCCTGCACCACCTCGAGCTCGCCGATCCCGTGCTCGGTCCCATCGTCCGGGAGGGGGCCCGCCAGCGCCGCCGGGCACTCCGCTCCCTCCTCGACCGCGCCCTGGCCGAGGAGCGGCTGCTCCCCGACACGGCCACCGGCCGGCTGGCGCACGCCCTCGAGGCAGCCTACCGCGGCGCCCTCACCGGGTGGGTCACCTTCCAGACCCGATCCGCCGGCCGGTGGATCGGCCGCGAGGTCCGCCGAACCCTCGCGCCTCATCGCTCGTAG
- the modA gene encoding molybdate ABC transporter substrate-binding protein, translating to MTANRPLSALLGAAALSLQLACGGSPDAAPEGTDPDGSGGLDVAVAANFTEVAHRLAEAFTSASGVEVRIAVGSTGGLTSQILSGAPYHLFLAADTLRPARLEAEGQAVPGSRFTYAVGRLAVLAPARTDAWELPGLLLEPGIRAAWADPRTAPYGAAAVEVLERWGLSHLEGAVATSVAQSWQFARSGAVDAAFVSLAQVAHDPPGEWREVPGSLHAPVRQQAVLLRAGEDHPPALAFLALLRSAPARDWIRAAGYGLEESPDVD from the coding sequence ATGACCGCGAACCGTCCCCTCTCGGCGCTCCTCGGCGCCGCGGCGCTCTCCCTGCAGCTCGCCTGCGGCGGGAGCCCGGACGCCGCGCCGGAGGGCACCGATCCGGACGGGAGCGGCGGGCTCGACGTCGCCGTGGCGGCCAACTTCACCGAGGTGGCGCACCGTCTGGCGGAGGCGTTCACCTCGGCCAGCGGGGTGGAGGTCCGGATCGCCGTCGGCTCCACCGGGGGCCTCACCTCGCAGATCCTGTCGGGGGCTCCGTATCACCTGTTTCTCGCGGCCGACACGCTGCGCCCCGCCCGCCTCGAGGCGGAGGGCCAGGCGGTCCCCGGGTCGCGCTTCACCTACGCGGTCGGCCGCCTGGCCGTACTCGCGCCGGCCCGGACCGACGCGTGGGAGTTGCCGGGCCTTCTGCTCGAGCCCGGTATCCGGGCGGCCTGGGCCGATCCGCGCACCGCTCCGTACGGTGCCGCCGCCGTCGAGGTGCTGGAGCGCTGGGGGCTCTCCCACCTCGAGGGCGCGGTCGCCACCTCCGTCGCACAGAGCTGGCAGTTCGCGCGGAGCGGCGCCGTGGACGCGGCCTTCGTGTCGCTCGCCCAGGTGGCGCACGATCCGCCGGGGGAGTGGCGAGAGGTGCCGGGTTCGCTGCACGCCCCCGTGCGCCAGCAGGCGGTGCTGCTGCGTGCCGGAGAGGACCATCCCCCGGCCCTCGCCTTTCTCGCCCTGTTGCGCAGCGCCCCCGCGCGGGACTGGATTCGCGCCGCGGGATACGGGTTGGAGGAGTCTCCCGATGTCGACTGA
- the modB gene encoding molybdate ABC transporter permease subunit, translated as MSTDAAAVLLTLRLAATTTVLLLLAGTPLAWWLARTRSRMRPAVEAVTALPLVLPPTVLGFYLLVLLAPTGPVGGAWAALGGDRIVFSFPGLVIGSMIYSLPFVVQPLQNAFMAMGDDPLEAAATLGASPLDRFRTVVLPIARPGFFTAAVLSFAHTVGEFGVVLMIGGNIPGRTQVVSTAIYNHVEALDYGSAHALAAGLLIFSFAVLLVVYSFGRRFEAPRL; from the coding sequence ATGTCGACTGATGCCGCCGCGGTCCTGCTCACGCTGCGCCTCGCGGCCACCACGACGGTGCTCCTGCTGCTCGCCGGCACCCCGCTGGCATGGTGGCTCGCGCGCACCCGATCGCGGATGCGCCCGGCGGTGGAGGCGGTGACGGCGCTGCCCCTCGTGCTGCCGCCCACGGTGCTCGGATTCTACCTGCTGGTGCTGCTCGCCCCCACCGGGCCCGTCGGGGGAGCGTGGGCCGCCCTCGGCGGCGACCGCATCGTCTTCTCCTTTCCGGGGCTGGTGATCGGCTCGATGATCTACTCGCTCCCCTTCGTGGTGCAGCCGCTCCAGAACGCCTTCATGGCGATGGGCGACGACCCCCTCGAGGCGGCGGCCACCCTGGGGGCCTCTCCGCTCGACCGCTTCCGCACCGTCGTGCTCCCGATCGCCCGCCCCGGATTCTTCACGGCCGCGGTGCTGTCGTTCGCGCACACGGTGGGCGAGTTCGGCGTGGTGCTGATGATCGGCGGCAACATTCCCGGGCGCACCCAGGTGGTGTCGACGGCCATCTACAATCACGTCGAGGCGCTCGACTACGGCTCGGCTCACGCCCTCGCCGCCGGGCTGCTGATCTTCTCCTTCGCGGTGCTCCTGGTGGTCTACTCCTTCGGCCGCCGCTTCGAGGCACCCCGCCTGTGA
- the modC gene encoding molybdenum ABC transporter ATP-binding protein, whose product MSVRDGAIVTAHLSIRRDGFRLDADFEVPVGATVVFGASGAGKSTLLRGVAGLAPAEGRLVVDGEPWLDSRRGLDLPAHRRATGFVFQSANLLPHLDVAGNLRFGAKRAAGPGPDWDEVVQGVGLTSLLDRGVGGLSGGERQRVALARALLRRPRILLFDEPLSALDEPTRRDLMPLLVGLARRYDLPLLYVTHQLDEAMRIGERMLWVDGGRVREAGPLATVTASPDFVRWRGDDAGVVADARLCEHDRDDHLSRVESPWGDLWVRVDPSRPLHSTLRLRIQARDVSLALAEESRSTLLNQLPLVVSALEPGEPGEVLVRLARPGGSAPDAGGVLLARVTSRSVRALDLREGLPVLARVKAVAVVA is encoded by the coding sequence GTGAGCGTGCGCGACGGCGCGATCGTCACCGCCCACCTCTCGATCCGACGCGACGGCTTCCGCCTCGACGCGGACTTCGAGGTGCCGGTGGGTGCCACCGTCGTGTTCGGCGCGTCGGGCGCCGGCAAGAGCACCCTCCTGCGCGGGGTGGCGGGGCTCGCACCCGCCGAGGGCCGCCTCGTGGTCGACGGCGAGCCCTGGCTCGACTCGCGGAGGGGGCTCGACCTGCCGGCGCACCGTCGGGCGACGGGCTTCGTCTTCCAGTCGGCCAACCTCCTTCCGCACCTCGACGTGGCGGGCAATCTCCGCTTCGGGGCGAAGCGGGCCGCGGGGCCGGGACCCGACTGGGACGAGGTGGTGCAGGGGGTGGGACTGACGTCGCTCCTGGATCGCGGGGTGGGCGGGCTGTCCGGCGGCGAGCGCCAGCGGGTGGCCCTCGCCCGCGCGCTGCTCCGCCGCCCCCGGATCCTGCTCTTCGACGAGCCACTCTCGGCCCTCGACGAGCCCACCCGCCGCGACCTGATGCCTCTGCTGGTGGGGCTGGCTCGTCGCTACGACCTCCCCCTGCTGTACGTCACGCATCAACTGGACGAGGCGATGCGGATCGGCGAGCGCATGCTGTGGGTGGACGGAGGCCGCGTGCGCGAGGCCGGGCCGCTCGCCACCGTGACCGCCTCGCCCGACTTCGTGCGCTGGCGCGGTGACGACGCGGGGGTGGTGGCCGACGCGCGCCTCTGCGAGCACGATCGCGACGACCACCTGTCGCGGGTGGAGAGCCCCTGGGGCGATCTCTGGGTGCGGGTCGATCCGTCGCGCCCCCTGCACTCCACCCTCCGTCTGCGCATTCAGGCTCGCGACGTGAGTCTCGCCCTCGCGGAGGAGAGCCGCTCGACCCTGCTCAACCAGCTCCCCCTCGTGGTGTCGGCCCTCGAACCCGGCGAGCCCGGCGAGGTGCTGGTTCGGCTCGCGCGCCCCGGCGGGTCGGCCCCCGACGCCGGCGGCGTCCTGCTCGCCCGCGTCACATCGCGCTCCGTGCGGGCCCTCGATCTCCGCGAGGGACTGCCGGTACTCGCCCGCGTGAAGGCTGTCGCCGTCGTCGCGTGA
- the thiC gene encoding phosphomethylpyrimidine synthase ThiC encodes MSRRDLPISPESPSVLPPSDAVRGDYGDHFPASRKIHVEGRHGIRVPMREISLSGGEPPLTVYDTSGPLGADPHRGLPPLRREWIHARGDVESVGPHRLPDLARDPRHGTAEIPPALNHTVIRGTGPVTQMHYARRGEITPEMEFIALREDMEPEFVRSEVARGRAIIPANINHPELEPMIIGRAFKVKINANIGNSAVTSSIEEEVEKLRWSTLWGADTVMDLSTGKNIHQTRQWILRNSPVPIGTVPIYQALEKVGGVPEELTWEIYRETLIEQAEQGVDYFTVHAGVLLRYVPMTAQRMTGIVSRGGSIIAKWCLAHHRESFLYTHFREICEIMAAYDVSFSLGDGLRPGSIADANDEAQFAELKTQGELTRIAWEHDVQVMNEGPGHVPMHLIRENMEKQLEWCDEAPFYTLGPLTTDVAPGYDHITSAIGAAQIGWYGTAMLCYVTPKEHLGLPNRDDVKAGVITYKIAAHAADLAKGHPRAQEWDDALSKARFEFRWEDQFNLALDPVTARAFHDETLPAHGAKVAHFCSMCGPKFCSMKISQDIRDYAAEHGLETAEAIEAGLAEKSEEFRDAGSEIYVAGD; translated from the coding sequence ATGTCCCGACGCGATCTTCCGATCTCCCCGGAGTCCCCCTCCGTTCTCCCCCCCTCGGACGCCGTGCGCGGGGACTACGGCGACCACTTTCCGGCGTCGCGGAAGATCCACGTGGAGGGGCGCCACGGCATTCGCGTGCCGATGCGCGAGATCAGCCTGTCGGGCGGCGAGCCGCCGCTGACCGTGTACGACACCAGCGGACCCCTCGGCGCCGATCCGCATCGGGGTCTGCCGCCACTGCGGCGGGAGTGGATCCACGCGCGGGGCGACGTGGAGTCGGTGGGTCCGCACCGGCTTCCCGACCTCGCGCGCGACCCGCGCCACGGCACCGCCGAGATTCCGCCGGCGCTCAACCACACCGTGATCCGCGGCACCGGCCCGGTCACGCAGATGCACTACGCGCGCCGCGGCGAGATCACGCCCGAGATGGAGTTCATCGCGCTGCGCGAGGACATGGAGCCCGAGTTCGTGCGCAGCGAGGTGGCGCGGGGGCGGGCGATCATTCCGGCCAACATCAACCACCCCGAGCTCGAGCCGATGATCATCGGCCGCGCCTTCAAGGTGAAGATCAACGCCAACATCGGGAACTCGGCCGTCACCTCGTCGATCGAGGAGGAGGTGGAGAAGCTGCGGTGGTCCACCCTCTGGGGCGCCGACACCGTGATGGACCTCAGCACGGGCAAGAACATTCACCAGACCCGGCAGTGGATCCTCCGCAACTCGCCCGTGCCCATCGGCACCGTGCCGATCTACCAGGCACTCGAGAAGGTGGGCGGGGTGCCCGAGGAACTCACCTGGGAGATCTACCGCGAGACGCTGATCGAACAGGCCGAGCAGGGGGTGGACTACTTCACGGTGCACGCCGGCGTGCTGCTGCGGTACGTGCCGATGACGGCGCAGCGCATGACCGGCATCGTGTCGCGGGGCGGCAGCATCATCGCGAAGTGGTGTCTCGCGCATCACAGGGAGAGCTTTCTCTACACGCACTTCCGCGAGATCTGCGAGATCATGGCGGCGTACGACGTGTCGTTCTCGCTCGGCGACGGACTGCGACCGGGCTCCATCGCCGACGCCAACGACGAGGCCCAGTTCGCCGAGCTCAAGACGCAGGGCGAACTCACCCGCATCGCCTGGGAGCACGATGTGCAGGTGATGAACGAGGGCCCCGGCCACGTGCCCATGCACCTCATTCGCGAGAACATGGAGAAGCAGCTCGAGTGGTGCGACGAGGCGCCCTTCTACACCCTCGGACCGCTCACCACCGACGTGGCCCCGGGCTACGATCACATCACGAGCGCCATCGGCGCGGCGCAGATCGGTTGGTACGGCACCGCCATGCTCTGCTACGTCACGCCCAAGGAGCATCTGGGACTCCCGAACCGCGACGATGTGAAGGCGGGCGTGATCACCTACAAGATCGCCGCGCACGCCGCCGATCTGGCCAAGGGGCACCCCCGGGCGCAGGAGTGGGACGACGCGCTCTCGAAGGCCCGTTTCGAGTTCCGCTGGGAGGATCAGTTCAACCTCGCGCTCGACCCGGTCACGGCGCGCGCCTTCCACGACGAGACGCTGCCCGCGCACGGGGCCAAGGTGGCGCACTTCTGCTCGATGTGCGGGCCGAAGTTCTGCTCGATGAAGATCAGCCAGGACATTCGCGACTACGCCGCGGAGCACGGGCTCGAGACCGCCGAGGCGATCGAGGCGGGGCTGGCCGAGAAGTCGGAGGAGTTCCGCGACGCGGGCAGCGAGATCTACGTGGCCGGAGACTGA
- a CDS encoding M14 family zinc carboxypeptidase, translated as MIRRLLTTSVALAALAVPASGQTLPTTWQELNDFKAGPTPYEPLMEFWYELDAMSELVSMQPLTETLLGRELPLIVISEPAVTTPQDALRSGKTIVLLAPSVHGGEISPKESVQMVARDLVGGDLRPLLEDVIVLALPLVNPDGGEVRRRTNEAGYDMNRDYLKLESQEIQALVTQVLNEWTPDIHVDGHHGGSSPYVITYQGTLNPAADAELRAYPYDHIFPMIRAAVEAEDYVAFDYSGVRTENGVRGWGSTSVEPRKHHVYTGLTNSIGILLETPSNTHRVMRDGTVVPIPLEERYYHQIRGGVLATTAILQAASEQREAIRAVTNGARQRAIAAGTTGSDPVVLDYELQSRGTEPVWMPDEDAPEGYSLQNVPVYLEWVPTRTTDRPAGYLLPPAMAAIVPLLLDHDIAVYRFFDEASIPAEVYQATSVRRDSYFQGHYLQSVEVEKEQQTIEAVEGWFWIPTAQSRGNLITYLFEPETDDNLITWGWTDHILQVTPQSVEEALSDMLEGAELSSFTEQQQAGMQQRAQQMMSRRQQIPMIRVMEQPDLPVMRVAPFNGYERNRFYRVR; from the coding sequence ATGATTCGTCGCCTTCTCACCACCTCCGTCGCGCTGGCCGCCCTCGCGGTGCCGGCTTCCGGACAGACGCTGCCGACCACCTGGCAGGAACTGAACGACTTCAAGGCCGGCCCCACCCCCTACGAGCCCCTCATGGAGTTCTGGTACGAACTCGACGCGATGAGCGAGCTCGTGAGCATGCAGCCGCTCACCGAAACCCTGCTCGGGCGCGAGCTGCCGCTGATCGTGATCTCCGAGCCGGCGGTCACCACGCCGCAGGATGCCCTGCGTTCGGGCAAGACCATCGTGCTGCTCGCGCCGTCGGTGCACGGTGGGGAGATCTCGCCCAAGGAGTCGGTGCAGATGGTGGCGCGCGATCTGGTGGGCGGTGATCTCAGGCCCCTGCTCGAAGACGTCATCGTTCTCGCGCTCCCCCTCGTGAACCCCGACGGTGGGGAGGTGCGCCGGCGCACCAACGAGGCCGGGTACGACATGAACCGCGACTACCTCAAGCTGGAGTCCCAGGAGATTCAGGCGCTGGTGACCCAGGTGCTCAACGAGTGGACGCCCGACATTCACGTCGACGGACACCACGGCGGATCGTCGCCGTACGTGATCACCTATCAGGGCACGCTGAATCCGGCGGCCGACGCCGAGCTGCGGGCGTATCCGTACGACCACATCTTCCCGATGATCCGGGCTGCGGTGGAAGCCGAGGACTACGTGGCCTTCGACTACTCTGGCGTGCGCACCGAGAACGGGGTGCGGGGCTGGGGGTCGACCTCGGTGGAGCCTCGCAAACACCACGTGTACACCGGTCTCACCAACTCCATCGGCATCCTGCTCGAGACGCCGTCGAACACCCACCGCGTGATGCGGGACGGCACGGTGGTGCCGATCCCGCTCGAGGAGCGCTACTACCACCAGATCCGCGGCGGCGTGCTGGCCACCACCGCGATCCTGCAGGCGGCCTCGGAGCAGCGGGAGGCGATCCGGGCGGTGACCAACGGGGCCCGGCAGCGGGCGATCGCGGCCGGCACGACCGGAAGCGATCCGGTGGTGCTCGACTACGAGCTCCAGTCGCGCGGCACCGAGCCGGTGTGGATGCCCGACGAGGACGCCCCCGAGGGCTACTCGCTGCAGAACGTGCCGGTCTACCTGGAGTGGGTGCCCACCCGCACCACCGACCGGCCCGCCGGCTACCTGCTCCCGCCGGCGATGGCCGCCATCGTGCCGCTGCTGCTCGACCACGACATCGCCGTCTATCGCTTCTTCGACGAGGCGTCGATTCCCGCGGAGGTGTACCAGGCGACCTCGGTGCGGCGCGACAGCTACTTCCAGGGCCACTACCTGCAGTCGGTGGAGGTGGAGAAGGAGCAGCAGACGATCGAGGCGGTGGAAGGCTGGTTCTGGATTCCGACCGCGCAGTCGCGGGGCAACCTGATCACCTACCTCTTCGAGCCCGAAACCGACGACAACCTCATCACCTGGGGGTGGACCGACCACATTCTCCAGGTCACGCCGCAGAGTGTGGAAGAGGCGCTCTCCGACATGCTCGAGGGCGCCGAGCTGTCGTCGTTCACGGAGCAGCAGCAGGCGGGCATGCAGCAGCGGGCCCAGCAGATGATGAGCCGCCGCCAGCAGATTCCGATGATCCGGGTGATGGAGCAGCCGGATCTGCCGGTGATGCGGGTGGCGCCCTTCAACGGCTACGAGCGCAACCGCTTCTATCGGGTGCGCTGA
- a CDS encoding endonuclease/exonuclease/phosphatase family protein, whose amino-acid sequence MPRPFATPRLALPLLVAGSIAAGSCAAIPGVGGGGPSQQIDTVVVMAYNIRHGEGTDGEIDLRRIARVIEAHGPDFVTLQEVDRGTDRVDGDDQARTLGSLTGLHHAFGRFMDYDDGEYGMAVLSRWPIVSVTNERLPDGDEPRTALKVRVRSPDSDQEIVIAGVHFYRTDEERLAQADRLIETLIDETRPVILAGDFNSTPDDAVIDRFAGEWDILSKGRDRLTFPSTDPREEIDYVMVRPARRFYALEHRVIDEPLASDHRPLIAELIVRP is encoded by the coding sequence ATGCCCAGACCCTTCGCCACCCCCCGACTCGCCCTTCCCCTCCTCGTCGCAGGATCGATCGCGGCCGGGAGCTGCGCCGCCATTCCCGGCGTGGGAGGAGGCGGGCCCTCGCAGCAGATCGACACCGTCGTGGTGATGGCCTACAACATCCGCCACGGCGAGGGCACCGACGGCGAGATCGACCTGCGCCGGATCGCCCGAGTGATCGAGGCCCACGGCCCCGACTTCGTCACCCTCCAGGAGGTGGACCGCGGCACCGATCGGGTCGACGGCGACGACCAGGCCCGCACCCTGGGCTCCCTCACCGGACTCCACCACGCCTTCGGCCGCTTCATGGACTACGACGACGGCGAGTACGGCATGGCGGTGCTCTCCCGCTGGCCCATCGTGAGCGTCACCAACGAGCGACTCCCCGACGGCGACGAGCCCCGGACCGCCCTCAAGGTGCGCGTGCGGTCGCCCGACTCCGATCAGGAGATCGTGATCGCGGGGGTGCATTTCTACCGCACCGACGAGGAGCGGCTCGCCCAGGCCGATCGCCTGATCGAAACGCTCATCGACGAGACCCGCCCCGTGATCCTGGCCGGCGACTTCAACTCCACTCCCGACGACGCCGTGATCGACCGCTTCGCGGGCGAGTGGGACATCCTCTCGAAGGGCCGCGACCGGCTGACCTTCCCGTCGACCGACCCGCGGGAGGAGATCGACTACGTGATGGTGCGGCCCGCTCGGCGGTTCTACGCGCTCGAGCACCGGGTGATCGACGAGCCGCTCGCCTCCGACCACCGCCCGCTGATCGCGGAGTTGATCGTTCGGCCGTAG